A genomic segment from uncultured Marinifilum sp. encodes:
- a CDS encoding IS66 family transposase translates to MSLKLENKSKDELLELIQKQNLLIQENEQTITSQQNYIKQLQRIAFGSKSERFAKGSVDENQLSLSFEELAQKDKDIKDETVKEKISYTRKKASNHKGRNKLPEHLPVREIIINPEENINGLKKIGEERTEILEYTPGKFFKLVLIRPKYEKENQEGVLIADMPSRPIEKCLAGNALLSSILINKYVDHLPLYRQRQIFKRADIDIAPSTIDSWVQQLGDLLNPLYEAMVNTVKNDGYLQADETPTRVLDKQKKGKTHRGFYWVYHSPLKRMVVFDYQKRRNKDAPRKILNEFAGYLQTDGYKVYDQYKNKKEVTHLACWAHARRYFEKALDQDQTRAEFAMLQIQKIYAIEREISDLSADQKKAVRLEKLLPVLNNFGKWICNESKLVLPKSSIGKAFLYAINLWDSLLAYLYNGELLIDNNPIENSIRPNALGRKNYLFAGSHEGAKRTAMFYTFFGTCKMHNVDPQKWLNSVLEQIADHKVNKLYELFPQNLM, encoded by the coding sequence ATGAGTTTAAAGCTGGAAAATAAGAGCAAAGATGAACTTTTGGAGTTAATTCAAAAGCAAAATTTGTTGATTCAGGAAAATGAACAGACCATTACCAGCCAACAAAACTATATCAAACAATTACAGCGCATTGCATTTGGTAGTAAAAGTGAACGTTTTGCAAAAGGTTCTGTTGACGAAAATCAATTAAGCCTATCTTTCGAAGAACTTGCCCAAAAAGATAAGGATATAAAGGATGAAACCGTAAAGGAAAAGATCAGTTATACCCGTAAAAAAGCCAGCAATCATAAAGGAAGAAACAAACTGCCGGAACATTTGCCTGTGCGTGAAATCATCATTAATCCGGAAGAAAATATAAATGGCTTAAAGAAAATTGGCGAGGAAAGAACCGAGATTTTAGAATATACACCAGGTAAATTTTTCAAGTTGGTTTTAATTCGTCCAAAATACGAAAAAGAAAATCAGGAAGGTGTCTTAATTGCTGATATGCCCTCACGTCCCATTGAAAAATGTTTGGCCGGAAATGCCCTTTTATCTTCTATTTTGATTAATAAATATGTGGATCATTTGCCATTGTATCGTCAACGCCAGATTTTCAAACGAGCCGATATCGATATTGCTCCATCGACCATCGATTCATGGGTACAGCAGTTGGGTGATCTGTTAAATCCGCTGTATGAAGCCATGGTGAATACTGTTAAAAATGATGGCTACCTGCAGGCTGATGAAACGCCAACCCGGGTTTTAGATAAGCAGAAAAAAGGCAAAACCCATCGTGGATTTTATTGGGTTTATCATTCGCCGCTAAAACGGATGGTTGTTTTCGATTATCAAAAGAGGCGAAATAAGGATGCTCCCCGAAAAATATTGAATGAATTTGCCGGATATTTGCAAACCGACGGATATAAAGTTTACGATCAGTATAAAAATAAAAAAGAAGTTACCCATTTGGCCTGTTGGGCTCATGCCCGCCGATATTTTGAAAAAGCACTGGATCAAGATCAAACCAGAGCTGAATTTGCAATGCTCCAAATTCAAAAGATATATGCCATCGAAAGAGAAATATCAGATTTATCTGCTGATCAGAAAAAAGCTGTTCGCTTGGAAAAATTACTTCCGGTTTTGAATAATTTTGGAAAATGGATTTGTAATGAAAGCAAGTTGGTACTTCCCAAAAGTTCCATTGGAAAGGCATTTTTATATGCCATTAATTTATGGGATAGTCTGCTGGCATATCTATATAACGGAGAATTATTGATTGATAACAATCCCATTGAAAACAGTATTCGTCCCAATGCACTTGGTCGCAAAAATTACCTGTTTGCAGGATCGCATGAAGGTGCAAAAAGAACAGCTATGTTCTATACATTTTTTGGAACCTGTAAAATGCACAATGTAGATCCTCAAAAATGGCTCAATTCAGTACTTGAACAAATTGCAGATCATAAAGTGAATAAATTGTATGAGCTATTTCCTCAGAATTTAATGTAG
- a CDS encoding Na/Pi cotransporter family protein has translation MDYGIADILRLIGSLGLFLYGMKLMSEALQKVAGDKMRSILAAMTSNRVKGVMTGVLITALIQSSSATTVMVVSFVNAGLLSLVESVGVIMGANIGTTVTAWLISILGFKVSMSAISLPLIGLGLPFLFSQNRGKKNWGELIMGFALLFIGLQFLKTSMPDIKHNPEILNFLTNYTDMGFGSTLLFLGIGTLLTILIQSSSATMALTLVMCNSGWVSFEIAAAMVLGENIGTTITANLAAMIANTSAKRAARAHLIFNSIGVLWMLIVLPYFLEAVAWVNMNFFAGGNPFTNAASIPVALSLFHTGFNILNVLIMIWFAKFIVKVVTKLVPVREDAEEEFKLQHIKTGTLSTPEASLFLAKQEISTYVKSTKKMFGYTKKAFNETNDKSFNKLFDKITQREDESDDMEVEIANFLTSVSETRLSTENSARVRAYFKMVSDIESVGDSTLNLAKAMKRKKEQKAWFPQELRDNINNMFELVDNALDTMLENTKMEFSEVRIKKAYEIEREINDYRTALKTEHLANVEENKYKYQAGIIYNDMFSECEKIGDYCINVSEAINEIKE, from the coding sequence ATGGATTATGGGATAGCCGATATTTTAAGGCTTATTGGTTCTTTGGGTTTATTTCTTTACGGAATGAAACTAATGAGTGAGGCTCTTCAAAAAGTTGCAGGAGACAAAATGCGCTCTATTCTGGCAGCAATGACATCTAACAGAGTAAAAGGTGTTATGACGGGAGTTTTAATAACAGCTTTAATTCAATCATCGTCGGCCACTACAGTAATGGTAGTAAGCTTTGTGAATGCAGGATTGCTTTCTCTGGTTGAATCGGTAGGAGTTATTATGGGTGCCAATATTGGTACCACGGTTACTGCTTGGTTAATCTCAATTTTGGGATTTAAAGTAAGTATGAGTGCTATCTCTCTGCCTTTAATTGGTTTGGGATTACCATTCCTATTTTCTCAAAACAGAGGCAAAAAGAACTGGGGTGAGTTAATCATGGGGTTTGCATTATTGTTTATCGGACTTCAGTTTCTGAAAACATCGATGCCAGATATCAAGCACAACCCTGAGATTCTGAATTTCCTAACCAACTATACTGATATGGGATTTGGTTCTACCCTTCTTTTTTTGGGAATTGGAACTTTACTAACCATTTTAATTCAATCATCATCGGCAACCATGGCACTTACTTTAGTAATGTGTAACTCGGGCTGGGTTAGCTTTGAAATTGCTGCTGCAATGGTGTTGGGAGAAAATATCGGAACAACCATTACCGCTAACCTTGCTGCAATGATTGCCAATACATCGGCAAAACGTGCTGCTCGTGCTCACCTTATTTTTAATTCGATAGGTGTGCTATGGATGCTAATTGTTCTTCCTTACTTTCTTGAAGCTGTAGCTTGGGTAAATATGAATTTCTTTGCCGGTGGTAATCCATTTACAAATGCCGCATCGATTCCGGTTGCACTATCTCTATTTCACACAGGATTTAATATTCTGAATGTGTTAATCATGATTTGGTTCGCCAAATTCATTGTTAAAGTAGTTACTAAACTGGTTCCTGTTCGCGAAGATGCCGAAGAAGAATTTAAACTTCAGCATATTAAAACGGGAACTCTTTCTACTCCTGAAGCTTCTCTTTTCCTTGCTAAACAAGAAATTAGTACATACGTAAAAAGTACCAAAAAAATGTTTGGCTATACCAAGAAAGCCTTCAACGAAACCAACGATAAGTCTTTCAATAAATTATTCGATAAAATAACCCAGCGTGAGGATGAAAGTGATGATATGGAAGTAGAAATTGCAAATTTCCTGACTTCTGTTTCTGAAACTCGTTTAAGTACCGAAAACTCGGCTCGTGTGCGTGCTTATTTTAAAATGGTAAGCGATATCGAAAGTGTTGGTGATTCTACTCTTAATCTTGCGAAAGCAATGAAACGCAAGAAAGAGCAAAAAGCATGGTTCCCGCAAGAATTGAGAGACAACATTAATAACATGTTCGAATTGGTTGACAATGCTCTGGATACGATGCTTGAGAATACAAAAATGGAATTCTCTGAAGTAAGAATCAAAAAAGCTTACGAAATTGAGCGTGAAATTAACGATTACCGTACTGCACTTAAAACAGAGCATTTAGCTAATGTTGAAGAAAACAAATACAAATATCAGGCTGGTATTATTTATAATGATATGTTTTCGGAATGCGAAAAAATTGGTGATTATTGCATTAATGTTAGTGAAGCCATTAACGAGATTAAGGAGTAA
- a CDS encoding MMPL family transporter, whose amino-acid sequence MWNRIAGLILRNRILLLIIIGLVTAFMGYKAQFVEMSYQYAALLPDDDPASIEYEKFRNTFGQEGNVMFFAVQDSDFYELEKFNDWIALGNDLHDLDGIDAVVSLAHTWNIKKNKTAKKFEFEPIFPHKLSSQHQLDSLARIAESLPFYHGSLINKETNTFLMAITVNAKIINSKAREPMVAKVREITDKFTAKHSLDMRYSGLPYIRVVTAQMIKGEMNMFIYLSLLVTAIILFMFFRSFKVVFFSMLVVGLSVIWAVGSMVLFDYKITLLTAMLPPLLVVIGIPNSVFLINKYHGEYIRHNNKIKALQRVVAKIGNATFLTNLTTASGFATFIVTSSQILKEFGVIASLNIMVVFMLSLLLIPIIFSFLNPPDQHATKHLDNKLTVWFVGRLEKIVLNHRSIVYGVAISLVVLGGFGICKMKSTGYMVDDLPHDNVIFQDLKFFEKNMDGIMPLEVMIETKKKASVLKSSTLKRLNKLNDSLKAYPEISSSVSVVEAAKFANQAYFNGKEKYYKLPSSQTQNVILSYLAKADTGEDSKVIETFVDSTQSLTRMSFRMKDIGTTRMAEMEQTILDHVRNIFPDTKYNVHVTGSSIVFFKGTQYLIKNLFLSLALAIFLIASFMAWMFSSKRMVMVALIPNLLPLIVTAALMGYFGIPIKASTILVFSIAFGISVDDTIHYLAKYRQELKVTNWSIRSSVVLALRETGQSMMYTSIILFFGFSIFALSEFGGTVSLGVLVSITLLSAMLSNLVLLPSLLLTLEKLITNRSFKEPLLQIFDEEEDIELDDLKIARIEKDGEKETSAS is encoded by the coding sequence ATGTGGAACAGGATTGCAGGATTAATTCTTAGAAATAGAATTTTACTTTTAATTATAATTGGGCTGGTTACAGCTTTTATGGGGTATAAGGCGCAATTTGTAGAAATGTCGTACCAGTATGCAGCTCTTCTTCCCGACGATGATCCGGCTTCAATCGAATATGAGAAATTTAGAAATACTTTCGGACAAGAGGGAAATGTAATGTTCTTTGCTGTTCAGGATTCTGATTTCTATGAACTTGAAAAGTTTAACGATTGGATTGCCTTAGGAAATGATCTTCATGATCTGGATGGTATTGATGCCGTTGTTTCTTTGGCGCATACCTGGAATATTAAAAAGAATAAAACAGCTAAAAAGTTCGAGTTTGAACCGATATTTCCACATAAGCTTAGTTCTCAGCATCAGCTTGATAGTTTAGCAAGAATAGCGGAATCTCTACCATTTTATCACGGAAGTTTAATTAATAAGGAAACAAACACCTTTTTAATGGCAATTACCGTGAATGCCAAAATTATAAATTCAAAAGCTCGTGAGCCTATGGTGGCTAAAGTTCGCGAAATTACTGATAAATTTACAGCAAAGCATAGTCTGGATATGCGATACTCAGGCTTACCATACATACGTGTTGTAACTGCGCAAATGATAAAAGGAGAGATGAATATGTTCATTTACCTCTCTCTTTTAGTTACAGCAATTATTTTGTTTATGTTTTTCCGATCCTTCAAGGTGGTATTTTTTAGTATGCTTGTGGTGGGATTAAGTGTGATATGGGCCGTAGGTTCTATGGTGCTGTTCGATTATAAAATAACTTTGCTTACAGCCATGCTTCCGCCTTTACTGGTTGTAATAGGAATTCCTAATTCGGTCTTTCTTATTAATAAATATCATGGAGAATATATTCGTCACAATAATAAAATAAAGGCATTGCAGCGAGTTGTAGCAAAAATTGGAAATGCGACCTTCCTTACCAATTTAACAACTGCATCGGGTTTCGCTACTTTTATTGTGACTTCAAGTCAGATTTTAAAAGAGTTTGGTGTAATTGCATCCTTAAATATTATGGTGGTATTTATGCTTTCTCTTCTTTTAATCCCAATTATATTTAGTTTTTTAAATCCGCCAGATCAGCATGCAACGAAACATTTAGATAATAAGCTTACGGTTTGGTTTGTTGGCCGATTAGAAAAAATAGTGTTGAATCATCGCAGTATAGTTTACGGTGTAGCTATTTCTCTGGTTGTTTTAGGAGGTTTTGGTATTTGTAAAATGAAAAGTACCGGTTACATGGTGGATGACCTTCCTCATGACAATGTGATTTTTCAGGACCTAAAGTTCTTTGAGAAAAATATGGATGGAATTATGCCATTGGAGGTAATGATAGAAACCAAAAAGAAAGCTTCGGTTCTAAAATCATCAACTTTAAAACGTTTAAATAAACTAAATGATTCTTTAAAAGCTTATCCCGAAATTTCTTCGTCGGTATCCGTTGTCGAAGCCGCAAAATTTGCCAATCAGGCTTATTTTAATGGAAAAGAAAAATATTATAAGCTACCAAGCAGCCAAACTCAAAATGTAATTCTATCCTATTTGGCTAAAGCCGATACTGGTGAGGATTCAAAAGTTATTGAAACTTTTGTTGATTCCACTCAAAGTTTAACTCGTATGAGTTTTAGAATGAAAGATATTGGAACAACACGAATGGCTGAAATGGAGCAAACAATTTTAGATCATGTTCGCAATATTTTTCCCGACACCAAATACAATGTGCATGTAACAGGATCAAGTATTGTCTTTTTTAAGGGAACGCAATATTTAATTAAAAATCTGTTTTTAAGTTTAGCTCTGGCAATTTTTCTAATTGCATCTTTCATGGCCTGGATGTTTTCATCCAAACGAATGGTTATGGTAGCTCTAATTCCAAACTTATTACCCTTAATAGTTACAGCAGCACTAATGGGATACTTCGGAATTCCTATTAAAGCCTCAACCATTTTGGTATTTAGTATTGCATTTGGTATTTCGGTTGACGATACCATTCATTATCTGGCAAAATACCGACAGGAACTAAAAGTTACCAATTGGAGTATTCGATCTTCGGTAGTATTGGCTCTTCGTGAAACGGGTCAAAGTATGATGTATACTTCTATTATTCTGTTTTTTGGTTTCAGTATTTTTGCACTGTCAGAGTTTGGAGGAACTGTTTCTCTTGGAGTTTTAGTATCTATAACTCTCTTATCTGCAATGCTTTCAAATCTTGTTTTGTTACCATCTTTACTGCTTACTCTCGAGAAATTAATTACCAATCGTTCGTTTAAAGAACCATTATTGCAAATATTTGATGAAGAGGAAGATATAGAACTCGACGATTTGAAAATTGCAAGGATTGAAAAAGATGGAGAAAAGGAAACTTCAGCAAGCTAA
- a CDS encoding IS1182 family transposase gives MLAQQQSISFSSHSGLYDLIIPKDNILRQINDLIDFTFIYDELSSKYCQDNGRTAESPIRLFKYFLGMAPEEDVINPSTLTKFRRLRLKDTKLLNLLIGKTVSIAVEKGIIKSTSIIVDATHTKSRSNPLSPIEVLKKRAKLLRKMIYSVDEDIKEQLPQKNTNDNLELELSYCLDLVDFISKNDVISSYPKVKEKINHLQEIIEDTQHKYTLSKDEDARIGHKSTDSSFFGYKSHIGMTEERIITAAVITSGEKGDGPLLPEIIEQSIQNGIEKVDTVIGDSAYSGKSNLIYGKENGIQIVSKLNPAITQGFRKEEDKFEFNKDADMFVCPAGHMAIRKAKQGARKTNQVIAYYFDVEKCKVCSQRAGCYKDGAKSKSYSVTINSKEHEKQIEFQNSEVFKEKSKHRYKIEAKNGELKNSHGFDRATSYGLDCMQMQGALTIFAVNLKRILKLM, from the coding sequence ATGTTAGCACAACAACAAAGCATATCATTTAGCTCCCATTCGGGGTTATACGACCTCATTATTCCCAAGGATAATATCCTGAGACAAATAAATGATTTGATTGATTTTACATTTATTTATGATGAGTTGTCTTCTAAATATTGTCAGGATAATGGGCGTACTGCAGAGAGTCCAATAAGGTTGTTTAAGTACTTTTTAGGTATGGCTCCTGAGGAGGATGTAATTAATCCAAGTACGTTAACAAAATTTCGTCGTTTGCGACTTAAGGACACTAAATTGTTAAATCTTCTCATTGGCAAAACAGTTTCTATTGCTGTAGAAAAAGGAATAATCAAATCCACCTCTATTATTGTAGATGCTACTCATACAAAAAGTAGATCCAATCCCTTGTCTCCTATAGAAGTGTTAAAAAAAAGAGCAAAGTTGCTTCGAAAAATGATCTATAGTGTAGATGAAGATATAAAAGAGCAATTACCACAAAAGAACACAAATGATAATTTAGAGCTAGAGCTAAGCTACTGTTTGGATTTAGTAGATTTTATTTCTAAAAACGATGTCATTTCCAGTTACCCAAAAGTAAAAGAGAAAATAAATCATCTTCAAGAAATCATAGAAGATACCCAGCACAAGTATACTTTATCGAAAGATGAAGATGCACGAATTGGTCACAAATCAACAGACTCTTCCTTTTTCGGTTATAAAAGTCATATTGGAATGACAGAAGAACGTATCATAACAGCTGCAGTAATAACTTCTGGCGAAAAAGGCGATGGTCCTTTGTTACCTGAAATCATAGAGCAAAGCATTCAAAACGGAATAGAAAAAGTAGACACTGTCATTGGGGACTCTGCCTACTCAGGAAAAAGCAATTTAATTTATGGAAAAGAAAATGGCATACAAATAGTCTCAAAATTAAACCCGGCAATTACACAAGGTTTTAGAAAGGAGGAAGACAAATTTGAATTCAATAAAGATGCTGATATGTTTGTTTGTCCCGCAGGACATATGGCTATACGAAAAGCAAAGCAAGGAGCTAGAAAGACAAATCAAGTAATAGCCTACTATTTTGATGTCGAAAAATGTAAAGTCTGTTCACAAAGAGCAGGATGCTATAAAGATGGAGCCAAGAGTAAATCATATTCCGTTACAATAAACTCTAAAGAACATGAAAAACAGATAGAGTTTCAGAACTCAGAAGTCTTTAAAGAAAAATCAAAACATCGGTATAAGATAGAAGCTAAAAATGGAGAACTTAAAAACTCTCATGGCTTTGATCGAGCCACTTCATATGGTCTGGATTGTATGCAAATGCAAGGAGCATTGACAATATTTGCAGTAAATCTGAAAAGAATACTGAAACTGATGTAG